The Populus alba chromosome 6, ASM523922v2, whole genome shotgun sequence genome contains a region encoding:
- the LOC118046156 gene encoding F-box protein CPR1 yields the protein MSRIPHEVIHDILLQLPVKSLVRFRSLSKPICSLIDGPDFINLHLNHSITAKSNHSIILKEWDLFAVDFDALSDAVEVKHHPLYSGGGTEVIGSVNGLVFLRRSETNIAVYNLSTRECKKCYVAETEIPRRDLTPGYVYYGFGYDSYGDDYKVVRMAQFVREDGGGDGGGGGFGCEYEVKVYSLKNDKWKKIEGLPIRPRLLSKPFFHILSRRGYGVFAGHAFFFMSFVDSSDRLQPFLQFRACPISSLVPKVKKQIPCLAAMLTSCCNQSVKKDAPQVK from the coding sequence ATGTCGAGAATCCCACACGAGGTCATTCACGACATTTTGCTTCAACTTCCGGTGAAATCCCTCGTCCGTTTCCGATCTCTATCAAAGCCAATTTGTTCCTTAATCGACGGCCCGGATTTCATCAATCTCCATCTAAACCATTCCATCACTGCCAAATCTAATCACAGTATCATCCTCAAAGAGTGGGATCTTTTCGCTGTTGATTTTGATGCTTTATCTGATGCGGTGGAGGTTAAACATCATCCCCTTTATTCCGGTGGTGGAACGGAGGTTATTGGTTCGGTTAATGGGTTGGTGTTTTTGAGACGTTCTGAGACAAATATTGCTGTGTATAATTTGTCTACAAGGGAGTGTAAGAAGTGTTATGTTGCGGAAACTGAGATTCCACGGCGGGATTTGACACCTGGGTATGTTTATTATGGGTTCGGTTATGATTCTTATGGTGATGATTACAAAGTGGTGAGAATGGCACAGTTCGTTAGAGAAGATGGCGgcggtgatggtggtggtggtggtttcgGTTGCGAGTATGAAGTTAAGGTTTATAGTTTAAAGAATGATAAGTGGAAGAAAATTGAGGGCTTGCCGATTCGGCCAAGGTTATTAAGCAAGcccttttttcatattttgagtAGGAGAGGGTATGGTGTTTTTGCAGGTCACGCTTTTTTCTTCATGAGCTTTGTCGATTCATCAGACCGACTTCAGCCTTTTTTACAATTTCGGGCATGCCCCATCTCCTCCCTTGTGCCAAAAGTGAAAAAGCAAATTCCTTGCCTTGCTGCAATGCTTACAAGCTGCTGTAATCAGAGTGTAAAAAAAGATGCTCCTCAAGTAAAATAA
- the LOC118046155 gene encoding uncharacterized protein codes for MDVSSKTGLVNLSQDIEELWNEWQIRSLMLIGLLLQIILTILGERRKYTVGLGDFLWLAYLSADSVAIFSLGILARSVANSTNPNLIPVFWAPILLVHIGGPGTISAYSMHEVDKLLINHLLQLVTRVGVVGYVLFRLRENAFMLLAIPIFISGMIKYGERIWVLKRSKESNNLSQQPSAKRPCIPIKDLWIKDLLISLTESSSEVRYLHEARLLFKTSNKMLFQNLDLVYFDQEITYFLVSEKNAERAFQLTEIELGLKYDRLYSKVATVSWPRFILRSVTFLSSIFALVSFSIMIKSKSVYSENDRIISYVLLSGVVCLESYSIIGHLFSDWAMIWLSSWENGSLNLYRTCCLSLLQYFSRKRKRWSRLMGQHNLISALSKKPVNKLRKKYFPGNRNIHSRVDVDKDLKELIFKQVMNKRSRYDPDNNDFLFLLNLLEERGRNLLQSKGFFRELIRRVDDAEFSHSLLTWHIATHVCYIDDSRKNGFANHQNCAMSRSLSNYMLYLLVQCPNMLASTELSGIRYTETRIHLHRLLFIRNSHKEISMDKLDTLSFPEAQVKAFFYELLRSPSTMLTEIRKQGEEKSALLDGCMLALSLQSLKTRDGWSNEKKWEMISEVWVEMLMYAASHSGWKEHADALARGGELLTHVCLLMAHLGLSKQCPPGISEDELEARAKRLDDFLEIVVSEYEV; via the exons AT GGACGTGTCGTCAAAGACGGGTTTAGTAAATTTGTCTCAAGATATTGAAGAGCTATGGAATGAATGGCAGATTCGCTCATTAATGTTAATTGGTCTCCTTCTTCAAATCATCCTCACCATTTTAGGAGAACGACGGAAGTATACTGTTGGGCTCGGGGATTTTCTTTGGTTAGCATACTTGTCCGCAGATTCGGTGGCAATCTTTTCATTGGGAATCCTTGCTCGCAGCGTAGCCAACTCCACAAATCCGAACTTGATTCCAGTGTTTTGGGCACCAATCCTTCTAGTTCACATTGGTGGCCCTGGAACTATCTCTGCTTATTCAATGCATGAAGTCGACAAATTATTGATAAATCACCTTCTTCAGCTAGTAACTCGAGTTGGAGTGGTTGGCTATGTCTTGTTCAGGTTGAGAGAAAATGCCTTCATGTTGTTAGCCATTCCTATCTTTATTTCAGGAATGATCAAGTATGGTGAAAGGATTTGGGTTTTGAAAAGAAGCAAGGAATCCAATAATTTGTCACAGCAACCTTCTGCAAAACGACCTTGCATCCCGATTAAAGATTTATGGATTAAAGATTTATTAATTTCCCTCACCGAAAGTTCAAGTGAGGTCAGATATCTTCATGAAGCTCGTCTTTTGTTCAAAACGTCTAATAAGATGCTGTTCCAAAATCTTGATCTCGTCTATTTCGATCAAGAAATCACCTATTTTTTGGTTTCTGAAAAGAATGCCGAGCGAGCCTTCCAGTTGACAGAAATTGAGCTGGGACTCAAGTATGATCGCCTTTATTCTAAGGTGGCAACGGTTTCCTGGCCTCGCTTCATTCTCCGCTCAGTCACTTTCTTATCCTCTATTTTTGCTTTAGTTTCCTTCTCAATAATGATAAAGAGCAAGAGTGTCTATTCGGAAAACGATAGAATTATATCTTACGTGTTGCTGAGTGGAGTTGTCTGCCTTGAAAGTTACTCTATCATCGGGCATCTCTTTTCCGACTGGGCTATGATTTGGCTTAGTAGTTGGGAAAATGGATCTCTTAATCTCTATAGAACCTGTTGTCTTTCTCtgctacaatatttttccaGGAAGCGCAAAAGATGGTCAAGATTGATGGGACAACACAACCTAATAAGTGCTCTATCAAAGAAACCAGTGAACAAGCTTCGTAAGAAGTACTTTCCAGGGAATCGGAACATTCATAGCAGGGTGGATGTGGACAAGGATTTAAAAGAATTGATCTTCAAACAAGTCATGAATAAACGTTCAAGGTACGATCCCGATAACAATGATTTCCTATTCCTCCTTAACCTATTGGAAGAGAGAGGTCGCAATTTGCTTCAAAGCAAGGGTTTTTTCCGTGAATTGATACGCAGAGTGGATGATGCAGAATTCAGTCATAGCCTCCTCACTTGGCACATTGCTACTCATGTTTGTTACATTGACGATTCCAGGAAGAACGGCTTTGCGAATCATCAAAATTGCGCAATGAGCAGATCATTATCTAACTACATGTTGTATCTCCTGGTTCAATGTCCAAATATGTTAGCGTCGACAGAGCTCAGCGGAATAAGGTATACAGAAACTAGAATTCATTTGCATCGTCTCCTATTCATCAGGAATAGTCATAAAGAAATTTCCATGGATAAATTGGATACATTATCGTTTCCCGAAGCTCAAGTGAAAGCATTTTTCTATGAATTGCTTCGAAGTCCGTCTACCATGTTAACGGAAATTAGAAAACAAGGGGAAGAAAAGTCAGCCCTACTAGATGGTTGCATGCTTGCTCTGTCATTGCAGTCATTGAAGACACGGGATGGTTggtcaaatgaaaagaaatgggAAATGATAAGTGAAGTGTGGGTGGAAATGCTGATGTATGCTGCAAGTCATTCTGGATGGAAGGAGCATGCTGATGCACTTGCCCGAGGTGGGGAGCTACTCACTCATGTCTGTCTTCTCATGGCACATCTCGGTTTAAGTAAGCAATGTCCACCTGGAATAAGTGAAGACGAATTGGAAGCTCGGGCTAAAAGGCTTGATGATTTTCTCGAGATTGTCGTCTCTGAGTATGAGGTATAG